From Catenulispora sp. GP43, one genomic window encodes:
- the erpA gene encoding iron-sulfur cluster insertion protein ErpA: MTVQTETSQEATVAQGIVLTAEAASKVKSLLEQEGRDDLSLRVAVQPGGCSGLRYQLYFDDRTLDGDIVAGFDGVNVVTDRMSAPYLAGATVDFVDTIEKQGFTIDNPNAGSSCACGDSFS; the protein is encoded by the coding sequence ATGACCGTGCAGACGGAGACCTCGCAGGAGGCGACTGTCGCGCAGGGCATCGTCTTGACCGCCGAGGCGGCCTCCAAGGTGAAGTCCCTGCTGGAGCAGGAGGGCCGCGACGACCTGTCGCTGCGCGTCGCAGTGCAGCCCGGTGGCTGCTCGGGTCTGCGCTACCAGCTCTACTTCGACGACCGCACCCTCGACGGCGACATCGTCGCCGGCTTCGACGGTGTGAACGTCGTCACCGACCGCATGTCCGCGCCGTACCTGGCCGGGGCGACGGTGGACTTCGTCGACACCATCGAGAAGCAGGGCTTCACGATCGACAACCCGAACGCGGGTTCGTCGTGTGCCTGCGGCGACAGCTTCAGCTAA
- a CDS encoding carbohydrate kinase family protein, with protein sequence MRVAVAGSIATDHLMSFPGRFAEQLVADQLHTVSLSFLVDSLEIRRGGVAPNICFGMGKLGMRPILVGSAGEDFGEYRSWLERNNVDCESVRISELLHTARFVCTTDADHNQIASFYTGAMAEARLIEIGPVAARVGGLDLVLIGADDPEAMLRHTEECRERGIPFAADPSQQLARMPAEDIKRLVDGARYLFTNEYEAALIEQKTGWDADEILRRVGARVVTLGANGVRITRRTADGEIEVLEVATPKEEAKADPTGVGDAFRAGFIAGLSWGAGEELAAQVGCMLATLVIETIGTQEYDLSRGRFLERFAVAYGSAAAGEVVRYLAA encoded by the coding sequence GTGCGCGTTGCCGTCGCCGGTTCCATCGCGACCGACCACCTGATGAGCTTCCCCGGCCGTTTCGCCGAGCAGCTGGTGGCCGACCAGCTCCACACCGTCTCGCTGTCGTTCCTGGTCGACTCCCTGGAGATCCGCCGCGGCGGCGTGGCCCCGAACATCTGCTTCGGCATGGGCAAGCTGGGCATGCGCCCGATCCTGGTCGGCAGCGCCGGCGAGGACTTCGGCGAGTACCGGTCCTGGCTGGAGCGGAACAACGTCGACTGCGAGTCGGTCCGGATCAGCGAGCTGCTGCACACCGCCCGCTTCGTGTGCACCACCGACGCCGACCACAACCAGATCGCCTCCTTCTACACCGGGGCGATGGCCGAGGCCCGGCTGATCGAGATCGGCCCGGTCGCCGCCCGGGTCGGCGGCCTGGACCTGGTGCTGATCGGCGCCGACGACCCCGAGGCGATGCTCCGGCACACCGAGGAGTGCCGCGAGCGCGGCATCCCGTTCGCCGCCGACCCCTCCCAGCAGCTGGCGCGCATGCCCGCCGAGGACATCAAGCGGCTCGTGGACGGCGCGCGGTACCTGTTCACGAACGAGTACGAGGCCGCGCTGATCGAGCAGAAGACCGGCTGGGACGCCGACGAGATCCTGCGCCGCGTCGGCGCCCGGGTGGTCACGCTCGGCGCGAACGGCGTCCGGATCACCCGCCGGACCGCGGACGGCGAGATCGAGGTGCTGGAGGTCGCCACCCCCAAGGAGGAGGCCAAGGCCGACCCGACCGGCGTCGGCGACGCCTTCCGCGCCGGCTTCATCGCCGGCCTGTCCTGGGGCGCCGGCGAGGAACTGGCGGCCCAGGTCGGCTGCATGCTGGCGACCCTGGTGATCGAGACGATCGGCACCCAGGAGTACGACCTGAGCCGCGGCCGCTTCCTGGAGCGCTTCGCGGTGGCCTACGGCAGCGCCGCCGCCGGCGAGGTGGTCCGGTACCTGGCGGCCTGA